Within Vicia villosa cultivar HV-30 ecotype Madison, WI linkage group LG1, Vvil1.0, whole genome shotgun sequence, the genomic segment aaaaaaaagaatcataTTTGTAAGAGAAATAGCGTGAAACTAATTATTGTTAATAGTACAATAAGTATAGgtcaaattatttaatatttatttatttaatagtaaTAAATATATGTGAGagataaagaagaaaagagaagatgTGAGAGATGGAGAGAGAAATGAGAGCAATTCAACATGAGTGTTTTATTGAGTGTGGAGAGATCTATAATAATAGTGGTACACCTTATATCCACCTTATATTTTTTGAGTCATGACTAccgatattttaattttttgaaaaatgatttatttttatgaattgtgattGTTCTACTCAAGAACTATGTAGTGATCGGAGAGGATAAATTTACGATATGTTGCAGTGGTTCAAAGTTTCAATACCTGATGAGTGGCACGTTTTCCTCTTTAAACGGGGGATATGGTTGGTAACTCCACCTGGTGGGATACGGCCAACCGTTGGATTAATGTGGAAGATTGGCATGGTAGCCTCAGGAGGGATACTTTACGACGCGGAGAAAAAAGAAGTGCATGTTCCTCGCATAGAAAATTTTTACCATGTGATTGGGCCTTTGCCTTCTAGGCCTCGCGCTGATCCAGAATATTTTCCTGCCAAGCCCTTGTTTCTGCTTTGTGGGACGAAAGTTTGTAACATGTACTGTTACACGACCACAGGATTTTTTGCTGGGGAAATCTCGGACCGAACATTACTAGTCTCGAGAATGGCTGCATTAAATAACTACATCAAAAGTTGTAATGTGACACTAAGAGTGTCTGACACGTCTTTACTTGCGAGCTAGGAGTGATGATTTTCCTTCTTTAGAGTGCTTGAATATTTTCGAGCTATTTTTGAGAAGATCCTGACCATTGATAGTGCATAGTAAATCGTATGATTCTAGGTTCTTGAATAGAGCATAAAGGATTTTGAAGTGGACTCTTTTCTTGTTTGTTGCAAGTTATCTACGAAAAGAgtgttttattttccttgttgctCTTCCTTAGGAATGTTTCATTGAGCCATTTTTCTGTCCTTTGACTTGAACctttttttctttccaaaattCACTGTCTTGCCCTTGCCTCTACCACAATCTTGACCTTCTTTCACAAACAAACTTTCACATGAACTTCCTCCACCTTCCTTTACACTTTGGCGACGTTGCGTGCGTTGCAAAACAGTAGaagaaataaaatccaacgtgatTGTTTCCTTCCCATTTGTGATAATGGATGCCATCaagtgatcataagagcttggTAAATAGCACATCAAAAGAATGGCTTTATCTTCATCGTCAACCTTCACACCAAGCTGTGTTAAATCAGCGAGGATGTTGCTAAAAACGTTGACATGAGCCTACAAATCGCCTCCTTCTTGCATCTTTAGGCTATATATACGTTGTTTCACGAACAATTTGTTCATGACCGACCGTCTTGGACATGTActgatttttcaatttatttcagACATCCTTCAGAGTTGTCAAGTCCAGGATATGATTGTTCATGTCATCAGAAACACAAAGTCTTATCAAACCCGCGACCTTCTCCTTCCTTTATTCCAATTAACGGTTGCGATGTCTGTCGGCTTCTCATCACGAAGTGCCTTCTGTAAACCTTGATGAGCCAACAAATCCTTAACCATCTTTGCCATAAACCAAAATTTCCCATTCCATCGAACCGAGTCACTTCAAATTTCGTAAATCCAAGATTAAGCGTCATCTGATACTAATTGTTAGATCAGAAACGTAAACAGTAGagagaaacacacaaaaaaattTGTCCATACAGTTCGGCCAAATTACATACGATGTGACTATCCAATCATTTTTACACCTAAATATCAAATTCTAACTCGATTAtacaaatactctaaaataacttGAAAAGTCGAAAATTTACCAATTAAATAGAGTTTTGAACTTGATGGAATGTGTTGATAGTTGATGTTGACAATGTCGGCCGAACTCGGGAGAAAGAAATGCACTATTGGGGGAGTTTGATTTTTGGGTTGAGAGAGTatgagttgaagaagatgaaaagtgAAGAATGAGGGAGGAGAAGGGTCTGGCGTTAGTTTATCATCAaattcttccgtagatgcatctacaaaagCTTCTGTATGTGAATCTACGAAACAAAACAATGTTTAACAAAAAAAAGGTACTTCCAAAGATACATATACGAAAATTAAAGGTTTagattgattaaattaaaaatgaGAACATGCATAACTTATCGCCTACAATACTCTGTCCACATCATCTTTCTACTGCCAATCTCTTTCTATTGCTTATCTCTCTCATGTTTGTTAGAGCTACAAGAGGCATATATTTTACCAACTCAACTACACTAATATATGTAACTCAagtgtcattatatatttttataactaaataaaaaaattgaagcctTTTTTAAGCCCAACTTTTGAGGCATAAAGCCCTAGTTTGGGTAGCTTGGCCCTTGGACCGACCTATCTATTAATGatctattaattaaaaataggaaCTTTCTATCTTCAAATTTTAAGAAGGTGAATGATAAAGAAAGGTTCTCAAAATTTTATCCTCTACGTGTCTGCAAGAACTTTACAGATGCCCTCTCTCTTGTTAGAATTTGGGGAAAAGTTGGATGTGTAAGGGTTAATATAATGTGGTGTTAAATATAATGTTGGTGAAAAAATACAATCAATTCACTAACCGACAAACACATGAAAACTTTAAAGgatgttttatttcatttaaatataaacacaaatacgTACCGTATTAATCTATGAAGAACGAACACCTCTAAGAGTATGCATGTCGCGGTGTCCGATATGCGTCTGTGGTATGACACCCGTACAATATGTGTCAGAAAAGTCAGACAATTGTCGAAAAAGTCGGATAAGTATCacctaaaaaattaaatttttttattgtttcgaCACTCTTTAAATCGTTGTCGGATACTCGTATGACACTCATACAATACTGGTAGAATAATTCTAACAAATTTTTCCAAAAACATAGTTTTCAACATACTTTACACATCCTTTGAACGTGTATTGAAACAATATTATCAGTGAAAAATTAAAGACATTAATTtttattagaatattttttaacttttttaataaTAGATAGTTAATGAAACTTAAATCCTATTGTATATGTAGTGGCATCGGTCTCTTATGTTTTTGATATCAGTATCGAAGTGTCCGTGTCGTGTCACAGTGTGTCCATATCAGAGTCTATGCTTCGTAGATATCAATCCCTTTATTTTTCTCAGCCATCacaaaattaacattaaaaattTACGTGTGCAAAGTTAAAACCATAGATCATCTAACAAAGTTATGTGATGTCCAAAGTTGGTAATAAAATTATGTGATATGAAAATTTGAAACCCTAGATCGTTTAACAAAAGTATTTGCAGATTCGGTTACTGAGGATAATAATGAAGGTAATAAGGGGAtactattatattaataaaaaaaaaaaatgagcaTTGCTATATTTTCACTAGAAATTTGTACACCGTATTTACATTATCactatttcaaatattttttagtgttatacaaaatccaataaaaaaaaattattaacggTATGTGGAATAATATATTTATACGGTGTGAGTGTAGCATTTTGGTGTATACTtagcattttttaaaaaaaactaatgtatttaatatataatattatctaTGTGCTTATTGATCTAATGGCTCTAAAATCTTGTACATGTGGATCATCAGTGAAGGATTTGATGCAGCCTCCCCTTAGAAAGCCATCttaattttgattgatttataaataataaattaatattgtgATCACACACAAAAAGTACTGTACGCCCCAAAACTTTTCGCTATGATGTCCTCCACCAACGAACAGTAGTGGATTTCATTTCCTCCACCAACATCCCCTTCCCTCTGTCAAATAAATAACGTGCGATAGAAATCGTGTGAATATGGAGGATAACTTCCGTATACTTCGCACATACTGTATCCCCTCTCAAATCAGCCCCATGATTGGCTACAAACATATATCAGTCAAAGTAGGAAAAGAAAACTCATAGATTTTTGACACGCAGTCAATCTCATCACAAGCTCACATGAACCCGCCCTTACCTTATCCCTTCTCCCCTTTTATTAAAATGACGTTGGAAAATTCGTTTCTCCCATTTACTCTTTCCCTAGTCAATTGCTTTCTTCACCAGGAGAAAAAGCACTCTGAGACTGTGACGGTGACGGTTACGGTTACAGTTTCTCACAATGGCGGCGTCGCCACCGTCATCTCCTCCTCCTTCGCCTGCTCCCTCTATTTCTCCTGCTTTACTAGAGTCCACTTTCTCTCATCTCCCTGTCATGTCTATGAGGAAGAAAATCGTCGACAAAATTCAACAGAATCGCGTCACTCTCATCATCGGCGAGACCGGTTGCGGTAAAACTTCCTCAACTGCTTTTTTCTTTCTGTGAACAGAGTTTTTATGACTGTATTGGACGATTATTACCAAAAAAATACTGCCTGCAAATTCTGTAGTTTCGTTATACAATTTCTAGTTCTTTTTTATGTTCTCACATGTGATCGTTGATTTTTCACTGCAAATAAACAGAGCTATGGAATTTGTATTTTCCAACATTAGTTTGTGGTTTTGTTAAAAGAAATATTCAGTCATTACTTTTGTTAAAAAGAGAGAATGTCACACATTTACGGAATGGAAATTTAGCTTGAGTTGTCTGCAACTCCCTAAAGTCCAAAACTAGTTTGCAGTTATTTTTTGGGGTTTGGAAAGTTATGCTTTGTAATTGTTATTGCTTTTGTTAACATGTGTGTATATATCTATGTAGCTTCTGAAAAAAAGGTGTGTCCATGTCGAACACCGGCACTACTAACACTTATAATTGAGTTTAATTTATTCAGTTCTTTAAATTATTACGGGTGTTGTTGTGTGAGTGTAAGAGTTGTGTTTGGGTGTCCGTACTTCATAGGTATATATATTTCATGTTTGTATGAGAAGTTAAATTACAATTTTATGTCCAGTTATTCTTGAATTTGTTTTATTACAAATTCAGGTAAGGCCATATAGCTATTTTTAAATATTGCATTAAAAAATGCTATTCATTGGATTTTCACCATGTGTATTTTGATTTTATCTATATAAATATTCTTTATGTGAAATTTTATACTGGTGGCCTTAAGTCCTTAACATACACTTATTTAGTAGCTTATAAATGCTATGTGTTAAAGGAATTTTTTGCAGTTAACATTCCATAAACGCGGTTACTGTTAGTAAACATTGTTGGATATGATCGGGTTTAATGAAAAGATCAATGTCAGCGATTTGAGTTGCGACATTGAGTTTTTTGACGTCTCCGAAATTACGTTTGAGGTTACATCAACCTTATTCAATCGTGATTCTGTGGAATATCAAAGTCTGTGAGGTGATTGCGGCAGTGTTGTCGATGGCAGATTGCAGTCCATGacggagagccaaaatcccgtCATGCCGGCCGCTTTGCAGCGTCGTTACAGGGAATTATGTTGGAAAACCCCGCTATATCGGCGAGTATTTACCATTGCGGTGAACCCAAAAGCCGCCATGTATATCCACCATAGCGGCCATGGCGCTGCTATCTGATATCATTTGATTGTggtttaaaatatttgatttgatgtCATGCAAAGATAGATCTTTCCTAAATCTTTTGAAATCTATAGACAGACATTAAATAAaattagggtcatgctaacatgtgcccttagggcacatgttaaggatactataaatagaaaaagttaaatgtaattaaatgtaataaagtcatatttaaagtttcgatacattaaATGCACGTATTTcaagaaaaaaattctataaaatatctcattaacatgtgcccttggggcacatttTAGCTTTTCCCATAAAATTAATAGATTTCTTTTTGCATGTATATAGTAAAGAAATATAAAAAGCCAGGATGGTTTTAAAATATGCTTGTGTGCATTCATTCCTTCACTTAGTAAAATGGGTGTGCACAACTGAAAGGGTTGTTACTTGTTCCTCTCGTGCACTTCCGTTCATTTAAATATAGTTATTCATCATCTTTTGATGTTGCTGATAATTTGTAACCATTTTGCTTGAAGGGAAAAGTTCACAAATTCCCCAGTTTCTTCTAGAAGAAAACATGACACCCATTTTGTGCACACTGCCTAGAAGATTTGCTGTCGTTTCTGTTGCCAAAATGGTTGCGAAAGCTCGTAATTGTCAATTGGGAGAACAAGTTGGGTACCATATCGGACATTCACGACACTTCTCAGCTAGGTATTTTAAACACATTCACTTAAACTggttcatttttattttctttacaaataTGTGATACTAATTCACTGACTTTCTCCATATTATCCTTGGTCCTGTTTCTTCGTTGCTTTTGTAGATGCAAAGTCTTGATATATTTTATAAAGAGTAAATTTTGACCCGAATCTGTTCGAGAGGCCTTGTCTTGACATATTTTATTAAGAGTAAATTTAATTGAATtggatcatttttattttatttaaaagtgaTACTATTATATGTTTGACCAGGGTGCAAAGATGCTATTATCCATATATCATTATATACATGCATGCTTCACCTTATGACAATAGTACTctagttattattattacatgCATAATGTGGTGctcatttttattttacttaaaaATTCCATTTGAAGGAAGAAATCTGGCACTCATTTTTGTTGAATGTAAATTTGtttcaaataaaagaaatataCCTTTCATGGTATATTGCAGTTTGACTACATTGTTCTTTATCATAGGGAATCCATTTTTATGGAAGATACATACATGGCACCTATCTTTTTTTGCTTGTTCAGTTCTTATCATCATCATCTCTTTTCTATTCTTACCTGGTATTTATATTGATGTACTGCAGTTCAGAGATTGTTTTTAAAACTGCTGGAGTGTTGTTGGATGAAATGCAAGAGAAGGGTTTGACTGCACTGAACTACAAGGTTATTATTCTTGACGAAGTACATGAAAGATCAGTGGAGTCTGATCTTGTACTAGTTTGTGTTAAGCAGTTTTTGTTAAAGAACAACGACTTAAGGTTAGCATCTTGGTTTTGTTAGTGCTGAGAGGATATTTGGGAGAGTAGATTAAAGAGAGTTCTATGTGCATATTTGTACGAAGTGTCATACACTTGTTTGTTTAATTACAGTGATACCATATGTTCCTGTAGTCATTGTGTCTTTCTAATTATCCAAGTAATAAGAAGATCTAGTCAAGAAGTCCATTTATGTCAGTTTTCCTGGACTGCTGAGCGGGACTATGTTGAAATCATAACCTCATTTCAATTTAAGAAGCAAGTAGATGTTATGTTGATAAAATATTATGCGTTTGCAGGGTGGTTTTGATGTCTGCTACTGCTGATATTTCAAGATATAGGGACTACTTTAGGGATCTTGGTAGAGGCGAACGAGTTGAAGTGCTTGCAATTCCTAGCTCAAATCAGAACATGGTTTTTCAGCGAAGTGTATCATATGTTGACCAGGCATGACATTGTACACTGATAATTTCCTTCTTTTTAATTGAATAATGGCCAAATCCCTGTCGTGTATATCTTGTCTATGGCATACATATTGAATGGTCTTAAATTATGCCTCAGCTTCATAATTATTTTGGGTTCCGAAACATATGGACGTTTGAAAAACTTTTGATGCTTATGCTCACTTATGTAATAATGTGGGTAAAAGTCAGCTGTTCTCTGCGAAGATTACCCAGTAACTTGGAAGATTGATTTTCTGTTTGAGTTATGACACTGTTGATGATCATGTGATATCGGTGATTATAGTTCTAATCTTCTTTTTACAGGTAGCTGAATCTCTTGGGATAAGTTCTGAAATAATGCATTCAAACTATTCTTCTTGTCTTAACCTTTCACAATCTAATGCTTACATTAAGTCTGAAATGCACAAGCTTATTCATGAGCTGGTGTTGCATATACATAAGACTGAGCCAGATATTGAGAAAAGCATTTTGGTATTCCTTCCAACCTACTATTCACTGGAGCAGCAATGGCGTCTTCTGAAGCCACTTGAGTCAACATTTAGAGTTCATATCTTACACGGTAGCATTGATACTGAACAAGCTCTCATGACTATGAAGATTACGAAATCACATCGAAAGGTTTGTATAAGTTATTTCAGCCAGTAGTTTAGTAAATAATAGAAAGTTTTTTAAACTACAGGACATGTTTGTAGTGCAGTGTCGCTAACTTCATGTATTGCAAAGATCATACAAAATTAATTGATGAATTTTAaatggaaatatttttctattaatggTGAATTATAGTTTTACAAATTTAGTGTTCATATGTTGAATTATAATATTCACTGTAATGAATTCAAATATACAATAGTGTTATGTAATTTAATTTGTGTAAAAGATATATTTTCTTTCATATTTGTTCCTTACCATGAAAAATTATAAGAGAaactattaagaaagatctcggaATTAATGAGTTGGATAGAATCATGATTTTTGATAGAACACTATGGCCTAGTTTGATTCATGTAGCCGACCGCACCTAGTGGGATAAGACttggttgtttttgtttttgttgttgtttgatttGATCTTTAATGACTTTATTTTTAGTTGCCTCTATCTGGGTGGAATTTTTTTCCGAAGATTTTTCCATTAATTTTTTTTCCGATATAATTTCTTCTACTGACAGTCACAATATATTATGACTGTGGTTGCTGTCTGACAGGTAATATTGGCTACCAATATTGCTGAATCTTCTGTGACAATACCTAAAGTGGCTTATGTTATTGATTCGTGCCGATCATTACAAGTTTATTGGGATAAGTCCCGGAAAAAGGAATGTGCAGCACTTGTTTGGGTTTCCAAGTCTCAGGTACAAATGATCTTATTtccatattttgttttgtttttacgcTTTCCTTAGTTTCATTTGATAATCTTGTAGGCAAATCAACGTAGTGGAAGAACTGGTCGAACTTGTGATGGCCAAGTTTATAGATTGGTTCCTAGATCGTTTTACAATGATCTTGAGGATCATGAGAGTCCagttattcttaaattatcattAAAACTGCAAATTCTTTCTTTATGTTGTGCTGGATCCAAGGCCATCAATGATCCCAAAGGTAAGTTAGTTCATCTTGATTTCTTTGCCGAATATATTAGTTTATCTTGATTTTCCAGGAAATTGTTTTCTAACCCATTAATATTGTGTACCTACTAAATGTAACTTGTGGACATCAATTAACTTTGGAAGAGGCTGTAAATTTGACTTGAAATTTATGtctatgtttaaaattttttgtttttgtaatttAAGAACCCAACTACCAAATGCCATCTCCATGATTGAATAAGGTACAGAAATTGGTGGAATTGTGTGATCAATCAGTCTACAGACTCTACAACTCTACACAAGAATATTTATAATCTCTTCAACATTTAATACAAATGAAATGATCTAAGGGCTaacaaaaaatagtaaaaagctGTGTTATCTGCACAAATGAAATGGTCTAACTTATAACATGTACGGCATTTAATACGAATGCATACCAGTTATGATGATGTTTGCCTGACTAGTGGGTTTGATGGCAGTTCTGCTGCAAAAAGCTCTGGATCCACCTGATCCTCAAATTGTTGAAGACGCATTGGATTTACTAGTTCAGATGCGCGCACTAGTTAAGACACCTCCTAGGGGCCGATATGAACCTACATTTTACGGTCGATTACTTGCTAGCTTTTCTTTATCTTTCGATGCATCTGTTCTAGTCCTCAAGTTTGGAGACATTGGTATGATACGTGAGGGCATTTTGCTGGGCATATTGATGGATACACAACCTTTACCCATTATTCACCCGTTTGGAGAGGATGAATTGGTAATGTCTATGATTTGAATCAGATGTACTATTTCCAAATGCTCTGATTCTTCGGTAATGTTGTTAGGTTCAACTCAtctaattaaatcttttttttcatCAGTTTGCAAAGTACATTGATTACTATTATAGCGACCGGGCTATCTTAGCTGGTCGAAAGGAGATGGAATTCATGGCTAACTTTTGTGCATTTCAGTTTTGGCAGCACATTTTCAAGGTAAAGAAGCTCTAAGGCTTTGCTGTTTGTAACTTTGTACTATAAAATACATTGACATTATTCAGTATCTGCATTAGAGTGTCTTAGTGATAGGTGGAAGACGATTATAAACTTGTGAAATTGTGCTTATTCattgaaattattttatatattgctCACCAACCAGTATTCTTATGGTTGTGGGGGAATAATCCACTTAATTAGAGGGCTGCTTCAACATGGGTTTCTGTGATACTTTCATGCAAGAAAAACCCAAAAGAGACTAGGTACTAGAAGCTGCATCGTGCCTAGGAATAGATTTGCCTCTTCAGTCTGTACTGTAGCATTCAGCTATAGAGGTCTTGTGAATTTATGGAGAAAATATTCTTTCATATGCAGGATAAGTACCGGCTTGAACATTTAAAGGATGTTTTAAAGTCTGATAATGTACATGCCAACACACAGCAGATGCCTAAGCTTGAGGAAGATTGGTGTTCTTTCCATAATCTCTACCTATCATCTCTGCATCAGGTGTCAGAAATCTGTACGTGTCCACACGACTTGTCAGAATATGTACCCTTTTGGATTTCTTTTTTCAATTGGAAGTGtatcatatttttataaatgcaaTTCAGTGCACTGTTTCTTAAAATTTTGATCTTCTAACAATCCTTATTTTGGATCTTTACAGATAATGATATACTAAATACAATCCATCGGTTCCGGCCAAAATTTTTGAGCTCCTTTCGTGGCCCAATACCCGATTATGATCCTGATGAATTCAGACATATATGCCTGCTCCAAAATCAGCCAGATGGACATTCAGATGTAGTTTCTGTAGATGAGGAGGGCTTTGAACCATCAAGTGAAACAACAAAATGTGTTGCTGTACCATATGTCACTTTGAATCACTTGAACAGTTATGAAGTGGCAAAAATGTTTGCTGTAATTGTAAAAGAGGTAGTGTGCTTTTGAATCTTGCACGTAAAAtattctgtgaattttctttctttctaataATAGGtgggttttcttttcttttcttgcatGACATAGACAAGAGCTCAGTACCCAGATGATTCTTCTCGCCATCTACCAGAAGATGCTAACGACGGTAACTTCCACGTCAACGGGGAGGTTTCTCCTTGTGTTTACTTCATTCGTGGATTCTGCAGCAGAGGCAGTTCATGTTCATTTTTACACACATTTCAGGCTAAGAGACCACAGTGCAAGTTCTTCTTTTCCTTGCAGGTGACTTCATCATTAATGATGATACCATGATTAAGACTTATGTATATTATTCCAAATTCTTCGTTTGAGTTTGACTACATTATGATGCTACCATTATTAAGATTATGGTTACTAATCAATGTTCATTGTAATAGGGTTGCCGAAATGGAGAATCTTGTGTATTTTCACATGATATGGACCGACCAGCAGTGTTGGCCCGTCAAAACATCTGTCTGCCAGAAGATAATACCATGAGTTCTGCTTCCCTTCTGAACTTGTTTCCCAAATCTAGTGACAAATCAATTCTGATACTGGATGACACTTCTTTGCGTTTCTCCTCATGCCTTGCTTGCCACTATGATCCATCCAAAATAATTTCAACTACAAGTGTGTCAGAAATAACCTTTACAGAACCATCTCTTACAGGAGTCAGAGTTTTATGGGGTCTAAATCATCCGTACCAAACAGTCATGGTCAAAGCAGGAAAGACTCTTATTCCTTGGAACGAAGTTCAATGTGTACTGTGGTTTCCTTGCTTCGATAGCTATGGTGAGGATTTGGATGGGAAAAAGAAGGCCTTGCAGAACTTCTTCGAATATCTAGCCATTCGAATTTTGGCTGATGATTTGAAGGAGATGAAAGTTATCATAACCATGAATAATATTAGATTTTCACAACTTCAGGTGATTGCTTGTGCTCATGATCTCTTACCATTTCAATGGTGTTATAACATAATGATATTATCACTTCTGTGACCACGATAGTCACTTGATAAATTTTCGACAGATGAAATAACTGCCAGACTGAAATTAGATGAATAGATTCAACTAACTAAATGCAATGTTGTGGTTTCAGGTAGAGAAGTTGGGAAGAGACTGTTTCTTTGTGCTTAAAGAGTCATTTGCTTTTGATGAAATAAGCTTCGGGATATTACATGACTGTGTTAACAATCGGCGGCCAATGGTGACGTCGAGGTCAATCTCATATGTTTTTAGCCTGCAGCCTCCGACTGATAATCTTTTCAGTGACTATGGTGCTGCTACTTTGGAAAAACTTCtccataaaattcaaataaattgatAGGTAGATGTCTATAGTTCTATCTTGACAGTTACTTTATGAAATTCTACATTAAGTTTTTATTAGTTTCTGTTTTGATGTACAAAGTTCAAAtgacagaaaaatatgtggcaaATCCTTCAAATTAGATGCAATGGTGCATCATCAGTTAATTATATCTGTTGTGGC encodes:
- the LOC131643927 gene encoding DExH-box ATP-dependent RNA helicase DExH8-like, whose product is MAASPPSSPPPSPAPSISPALLESTFSHLPVMSMRKKIVDKIQQNRVTLIIGETGCGKSSQIPQFLLEENMTPILCTLPRRFAVVSVAKMVAKARNCQLGEQVGYHIGHSRHFSASSEIVFKTAGVLLDEMQEKGLTALNYKVIILDEVHERSVESDLVLVCVKQFLLKNNDLRVVLMSATADISRYRDYFRDLGRGERVEVLAIPSSNQNMVFQRSVSYVDQVAESLGISSEIMHSNYSSCLNLSQSNAYIKSEMHKLIHELVLHIHKTEPDIEKSILVFLPTYYSLEQQWRLLKPLESTFRVHILHGSIDTEQALMTMKITKSHRKVILATNIAESSVTIPKVAYVIDSCRSLQVYWDKSRKKECAALVWVSKSQANQRSGRTGRTCDGQVYRLVPRSFYNDLEDHESPVILKLSLKLQILSLCCAGSKAINDPKVLLQKALDPPDPQIVEDALDLLVQMRALVKTPPRGRYEPTFYGRLLASFSLSFDASVLVLKFGDIGMIREGILLGILMDTQPLPIIHPFGEDELFAKYIDYYYSDRAILAGRKEMEFMANFCAFQFWQHIFKDKYRLEHLKDVLKSDNVHANTQQMPKLEEDWCSFHNLYLSSLHQVSEIYNDILNTIHRFRPKFLSSFRGPIPDYDPDEFRHICLLQNQPDGHSDVVSVDEEGFEPSSETTKCVAVPYVTLNHLNSYEVAKMFAVIVKETRAQYPDDSSRHLPEDANDGNFHVNGEVSPCVYFIRGFCSRGSSCSFLHTFQAKRPQCKFFFSLQGCRNGESCVFSHDMDRPAVLARQNICLPEDNTMSSASLLNLFPKSSDKSILILDDTSLRFSSCLACHYDPSKIISTTSVSEITFTEPSLTGVRVLWGLNHPYQTVMVKAGKTLIPWNEVQCVLWFPCFDSYGEDLDGKKKALQNFFEYLAIRILADDLKEMKVIITMNNIRFSQLQVEKLGRDCFFVLKESFAFDEISFGILHDCVNNRRPMVTSRSISYVFSLQPPTDNLFSDYGAATLEKLLHKIQIN